The Acetivibrio cellulolyticus CD2 genome has a segment encoding these proteins:
- a CDS encoding phosphonate C-P lyase system protein PhnG has translation MTKQRLFKIMANAKSKIIAKMADKIKENYNITIIKEPTKTLTMIKMREPVKQSLFYIGEVIVTECIIELYGTKGFAVCMGDDFDKTLNMAIIDAAYNKGVFTDENLLLELECEQLLRLQKENAMHLKTMVSFKSMDSEVV, from the coding sequence ATGACAAAACAACGATTATTTAAAATTATGGCAAATGCCAAAAGCAAGATAATAGCCAAAATGGCTGACAAAATAAAGGAAAATTATAATATTACCATTATAAAAGAGCCAACCAAAACCTTAACCATGATAAAGATGCGTGAACCTGTTAAGCAAAGCCTTTTTTACATTGGAGAGGTAATTGTTACTGAGTGCATTATAGAACTTTACGGCACAAAAGGTTTCGCTGTATGTATGGGGGATGATTTTGACAAAACCTTAAATATGGCAATCATTGATGCAGCTTATAACAAAGGTGTTTTTACTGATGAAAACCTCTTACTTGAGCTTGAATGTGAGCAATTATTAAGGTTACAAAAGGAAAATGCCATGCACCTTAAAACAATGGTTAGCTTTAAATCAATGGATAGTGAGGTTGTATAA
- a CDS encoding class I tRNA ligase family protein has protein sequence MDVFIGGAWPYANGSLHIGHIAALLPGDILARYFRLKGYNVCYVSGSDCHGTPIQIRANKEGVSPEQIANRYHNDFKGCFDKLGFSYDLYNQTNDPYHSSFVQDFFTNLLNSGYIYKKTIEQAYCESCDQFLPDRFVVGKCPNCGFYWDILHLTHQDKYMKLLQQIIKYFNFCIWI, from the coding sequence ATGGACGTATTTATTGGAGGAGCTTGGCCTTATGCAAATGGGTCACTCCATATCGGTCATATTGCTGCTTTGTTGCCAGGTGATATTCTCGCAAGATATTTCAGATTGAAAGGATATAATGTGTGCTATGTGTCAGGAAGTGATTGCCACGGTACACCAATTCAGATTAGGGCTAACAAGGAAGGTGTCTCACCTGAACAAATTGCTAACCGTTACCACAATGACTTCAAGGGGTGTTTTGACAAACTCGGATTTTCTTATGACTTGTATAATCAAACAAATGATCCCTATCATAGTAGTTTTGTTCAGGACTTCTTCACTAATCTATTAAACAGTGGATATATTTATAAGAAAACCATAGAACAAGCCTACTGTGAATCATGCGATCAGTTCCTGCCGGATAGGTTTGTTGTTGGGAAATGTCCCAATTGTGGTTTTTATTGGGACATTTTGCACTTAACACATCAAGATAAGTATATGAAGTTACTGCAGCAAATTATTAAATACTTCAATTTTTGTATTTGGATTTAG
- a CDS encoding PhnE/PtxC family ABC transporter permease: MSEIAIKAINILPQTKVCKRGKIRIKKQSQDRVINTFLIATLAISLLSFIPLDVNWIKLISRIGDLGIIFGKLSQLSLKNFDFTLIAFLETLSITILATIYSIIIGIIFGAFSARNLVKNRIVTTLLSSFFTFLRAVPTPVWVLLALVCLGLGPVPGVVGLSVHAIAFFSKAFSQSFENVPNETIEALEVTGASKLQIFFSAVLPSALSQIIAWSGLRFEINFKESAILGMVGAGGIGYAITNSMQGYEYGTAGLAILLVFVYAYLIELLFTTIKKKYI, encoded by the coding sequence ATGAGTGAAATTGCAATAAAAGCAATAAACATTTTGCCACAAACAAAGGTATGTAAAAGGGGAAAAATAAGAATCAAGAAACAATCGCAAGACAGAGTTATTAACACATTTTTAATAGCAACTCTTGCTATTTCATTGTTATCCTTTATACCTCTTGATGTAAATTGGATAAAGCTTATATCCCGTATAGGAGACCTTGGTATTATATTTGGAAAGCTATCTCAGTTATCACTAAAAAACTTTGACTTTACTTTAATTGCGTTTTTAGAAACTCTTTCTATCACTATATTAGCAACGATATATAGCATTATTATCGGAATCATATTCGGTGCTTTTTCCGCAAGAAACCTGGTAAAAAACAGAATTGTTACAACACTTCTCTCTTCCTTTTTTACATTCCTTAGAGCTGTTCCAACTCCTGTATGGGTGTTGTTAGCTCTTGTTTGTCTTGGACTGGGTCCCGTGCCGGGTGTTGTAGGCTTATCAGTCCACGCAATTGCATTTTTTTCAAAGGCATTTTCACAGAGCTTTGAAAATGTACCAAATGAAACCATAGAAGCTTTAGAAGTTACAGGTGCAAGTAAATTGCAAATTTTCTTTTCTGCTGTTTTACCATCTGCACTTAGTCAAATCATCGCCTGGAGCGGACTTCGTTTTGAAATCAACTTTAAGGAAAGTGCAATTTTAGGTATGGTAGGAGCAGGTGGTATTGGCTATGCAATTACAAACTCAATGCAAGGGTATGAATACGGAACAGCAGGACTTGCCATTTTGTTGGTGTTCGTATACGCCTATTTAATTGAGCTTTTATTTACTACTATTAAGAAAAAATATATTTAA
- a CDS encoding PhnE/PtxC family ABC transporter permease → MRKTNKVSLINNREKNFYTYFLLVVTALFCIATYLIKFNPIKVVMSSSEVFRFIANDFLPPTLTKPTGIFEAIFVTLCLAISSTFVAGIFAFVASLFGSEKVSPFPKASMVIRAIATFLRNIPDLVWAFILFSALGIGTGVGFMALVITTFAFMTRAFIESIDEVSTDSTEGLLVVGSTFPQRVFQSIIPSCMQHFLSWFLYCIEVNIRASTIVGMVGGGGIGLVLFSYLKSFKYQTAAGIILIIAATIIIVDLLTGYLRKKVMENE, encoded by the coding sequence ATGCGTAAAACAAATAAAGTTTCTCTTATAAATAACCGTGAAAAAAACTTTTATACTTACTTTTTGCTTGTAGTGACAGCACTTTTTTGTATTGCTACATACTTAATAAAATTTAATCCCATTAAAGTAGTTATGTCCTCATCAGAGGTTTTCCGTTTTATTGCAAATGACTTTTTGCCACCAACACTTACAAAGCCTACGGGAATATTTGAGGCAATATTTGTTACCCTTTGCTTAGCTATAAGCTCTACATTTGTAGCCGGAATATTTGCATTTGTAGCCTCACTATTTGGCAGTGAAAAGGTCTCACCTTTCCCAAAAGCAAGTATGGTAATTCGGGCAATCGCAACCTTTCTCCGTAACATTCCCGATCTTGTATGGGCATTTATATTGTTTTCAGCCTTGGGTATTGGTACGGGTGTTGGTTTTATGGCTCTTGTGATTACCACCTTTGCATTTATGACAAGAGCATTCATTGAAAGTATTGACGAGGTTTCTACCGACAGCACGGAAGGACTATTGGTTGTAGGTTCAACCTTTCCACAAAGAGTATTTCAAAGCATTATACCCTCTTGTATGCAGCACTTTTTATCGTGGTTTTTGTACTGCATTGAGGTAAATATAAGAGCCTCTACCATTGTTGGTATGGTGGGCGGAGGTGGTATTGGACTTGTACTGTTTTCATATCTGAAATCATTTAAGTATCAGACAGCTGCAGGCATTATTTTAATAATTGCCGCAACGATAATTATCGTTGATTTATTAACAGGATATTTAAGAAAGAAGGTAATGGAAAATGAGTGA
- a CDS encoding HAF repeat-containing protein, with protein MKNKIYLFVLVLAVAIIGFCNTVMAQSYGDTKVVASIENLDEEWIVVEKSEQNYTIKYVGGAKYGDIESTINKDMLPENWVVVDISNTKTTSYIIKYVKGAASGSIQPVRFLENIPKEWKEYITIDGYYTIKYEGQTPVNINSDTGLYRYKYGDKAYSEDCYKYHNFWLPCEYSDKFIGDASYGTIEKLAREWLKSGWISIGVDKSNNESKMKCIKNAKPGDIEYSKLTGYYDYRDYDYYLSDGWIVTHYNSTTREAVIKYLGKYSSKQYAYGDTLTSPHIKLASDGTPLPENWVSISADKIMYIGGRKSIGTKLDIYFSEGEEFRLPNSKNWVWFEYGKTIQYAGTPAYGTEIDIDEDKSYYSLTSSIEDIPEGWVFTTYDKKASGKLTIKFLNGAKYGDQETISYEYIADSCNNSLPKGWIVDNYDEVKKICNIKYISGGAGYGTQMTIKKLPKNYLGYILPPKIPMGWILTTMDSETFTITCLEGAKFGDVQYMYSKTFETDVLPEGWVPLSYDELTSQVKLTYIKGDVPLYTKVTAHQYFCINDFWDLLPDGWVCNSRNDGSDLLDLKHYGENYPEIGQTIDFTLKDPDGKDVNLNTFKGRNMLIAYNWYDENLNSIIEELPDVQVINITHSEKEYEGYDAVNYMLKDTDRAFAEKYTYVRDNETTNGYAYTNWYFTPTYLFVDKDMKILSKKVQISEKEAIKEAKRLFDQSTPEEEETSIIFGDIDNSSSANSIDFGLMRQYLLGNINEFSYENGLKAADVDGNGSFNSIDFAFMRQYLLGIINEFPAQNKLVSTPKATATPTITPTPSPSGGLQIDSVKANPDALFVNQAEDVIFTAGISNFEYDSELTIELNKTDENGTIIEKLGVLNDAGVDGDEKAGDNIYSFKKNMSYSTTQTLHFTVKATQDKVQRTAGVDLRVLNKVTDEEMKENCAFQEEQVKRYVELIVSEGIESAKNVMLSELNSNPKIQQAGVSDGSDSIWFEYKNGILGAISIRKKDETDSTSEESVNTPTTDQTSAEIVTTVDSNAQNSYTLSSSGSNDKSILFSPESPAEVKGPRIANRKVLMLSPMLHEFGINDSNDMNSYKPNVYETLKKYKYNDADVFRDSDITYLKDKEVTISFLRTELYKYGVISVSSHGENLFQTLRSEPLWGMRDGAVGGQVGFFLAQSYEDSASTVEKDKILRDLQMHRLAIFTLYDEDKEKIIGSNYFVLPSFIEKYFQNIYVNNLVLMGCCKSAYNETMANAFIKSGARTYLGFSDYVEHYIARDRTSLFLSKFLEQSTTAKSAYDAADASVSSKMPTHPGQPPAQSFRIKFLGEPNLKPPVPFLDLGTLGGNSEARSINCKGQVVGRSYVGDCYYPVLWEDGDVCKLNNEASWACRINDQSEFFMSYEGFVDWDADYFDYYSTMYTRGYIWNKGDVSSSDYRYFYTNDKGQKIGYYTDPVTYKITGFLIDNGTYKDLGNFIPIDINNKGQIVGIARIEATEGMDRQCRSFLYENGVFTDLGSLNSKSKKVSFPSEFTEWEYNNYIYGPYVSYPDTYGSTGPEAINEKGQIVGYSYIGDDSLSQHAFLWENGVMKDLGTLGGQNNNSHAYDINNEGVIVGGSGSSIETFHPFLWKDSVMTDLSNVGTFGIIDYTSSAAYSINDLGQVAGNDYSGKAVLWTP; from the coding sequence ATGAAAAACAAGATCTATCTATTCGTTTTAGTACTAGCAGTTGCAATCATTGGTTTTTGCAATACAGTTATGGCACAATCCTATGGTGATACAAAGGTTGTCGCTTCCATTGAAAATCTGGATGAAGAATGGATTGTAGTAGAAAAAAGTGAACAAAATTACACAATTAAGTATGTAGGAGGAGCAAAATACGGAGACATCGAAAGCACTATAAATAAGGACATGCTGCCTGAAAACTGGGTAGTTGTTGATATCAGCAACACAAAAACTACAAGCTATATTATAAAGTATGTCAAAGGGGCTGCTAGTGGATCTATACAGCCGGTTCGCTTTCTTGAGAATATTCCGAAGGAATGGAAAGAATACATAACGATAGACGGATATTACACTATAAAATATGAAGGTCAAACCCCGGTAAATATAAATTCAGATACTGGGTTATACCGCTATAAATATGGAGATAAAGCTTATTCTGAAGATTGCTATAAATATCATAATTTTTGGCTTCCCTGTGAATATAGTGATAAATTTATAGGCGATGCAAGTTATGGGACAATTGAGAAATTGGCACGTGAATGGTTAAAGTCCGGATGGATAAGCATCGGAGTTGATAAGTCTAATAATGAGTCAAAAATGAAGTGTATAAAAAATGCAAAACCAGGAGATATCGAATATTCAAAATTAACTGGTTATTATGATTATCGTGATTATGATTATTACTTGTCTGACGGATGGATTGTTACACATTATAATTCAACTACAAGGGAAGCAGTTATTAAATACCTTGGAAAGTATTCATCGAAACAATACGCCTATGGAGACACACTGACTTCCCCACATATTAAACTAGCAAGTGATGGAACGCCCCTTCCTGAAAATTGGGTATCTATTTCGGCAGATAAAATCATGTACATAGGTGGTCGAAAGTCAATCGGAACAAAACTGGATATATATTTTTCAGAGGGTGAAGAATTTCGATTACCTAATTCTAAGAATTGGGTATGGTTTGAATACGGTAAAACAATCCAATATGCAGGAACCCCAGCCTACGGTACAGAAATTGATATTGACGAAGATAAGAGCTACTATTCCCTCACGAGTTCTATTGAAGACATCCCTGAAGGGTGGGTTTTTACTACTTATGATAAAAAAGCTTCAGGGAAGCTAACTATCAAATTTCTTAATGGTGCCAAATACGGTGATCAGGAAACCATAAGCTATGAATATATAGCTGATAGCTGTAATAATTCATTGCCAAAAGGATGGATTGTTGACAATTATGATGAGGTAAAAAAAATATGCAATATTAAATATATATCTGGTGGTGCTGGTTATGGAACACAAATGACAATTAAAAAATTACCTAAAAATTATTTAGGATATATTTTACCTCCCAAGATACCTATGGGATGGATTCTAACTACTATGGATAGTGAGACCTTCACAATTACCTGCCTTGAGGGTGCCAAATTTGGCGATGTGCAATATATGTACTCTAAAACGTTCGAAACTGATGTATTGCCTGAGGGATGGGTACCTCTGTCTTATGACGAATTAACCAGTCAAGTTAAACTTACTTATATTAAAGGGGATGTACCACTTTATACAAAAGTAACTGCTCATCAATACTTCTGCATAAATGACTTCTGGGATCTCCTGCCTGATGGCTGGGTATGCAATTCACGAAATGACGGTTCTGATTTATTGGACTTAAAACATTATGGTGAAAATTACCCTGAAATTGGTCAAACTATTGATTTTACATTAAAGGATCCGGATGGGAAGGATGTTAATTTAAATACTTTCAAGGGAAGAAATATGCTTATTGCATATAATTGGTATGACGAAAATTTAAATAGCATAATTGAAGAATTACCTGATGTACAGGTTATAAATATAACTCATTCGGAAAAGGAATACGAAGGGTATGATGCCGTCAATTATATGCTAAAAGACACCGACAGGGCATTTGCAGAAAAATATACATATGTTCGGGATAATGAAACCACAAACGGATATGCATATACAAATTGGTATTTTACGCCTACTTATTTATTTGTAGACAAGGATATGAAGATTCTTTCAAAAAAAGTCCAGATATCCGAAAAAGAAGCAATAAAAGAGGCAAAAAGGCTGTTTGACCAATCAACACCTGAAGAAGAGGAAACAAGTATTATATTCGGTGATATTGATAATAGCAGTTCAGCAAACTCTATAGACTTTGGATTAATGAGACAATATTTGCTTGGAAATATAAATGAGTTTTCCTATGAAAACGGTCTTAAAGCTGCTGATGTTGACGGCAATGGAAGTTTTAACTCCATTGATTTTGCTTTTATGAGACAGTACCTGCTTGGAATAATTAACGAATTCCCAGCACAAAACAAACTAGTTTCTACACCTAAAGCAACTGCTACACCAACTATTACTCCAACACCTTCCCCTTCAGGCGGATTGCAGATAGATTCTGTAAAAGCAAACCCTGATGCTTTGTTTGTCAACCAAGCAGAGGATGTTATTTTTACTGCTGGTATTTCTAATTTTGAGTATGATTCCGAACTGACAATAGAACTGAACAAGACCGATGAAAATGGTACTATAATTGAAAAACTTGGTGTTTTGAATGATGCTGGAGTAGACGGAGATGAAAAGGCCGGCGATAACATATACAGTTTTAAAAAGAACATGTCATATAGCACAACACAAACTTTGCATTTTACTGTAAAAGCTACACAGGACAAAGTCCAAAGGACAGCAGGTGTTGACTTGCGTGTACTTAATAAGGTAACTGATGAGGAAATGAAAGAAAACTGTGCCTTCCAGGAAGAACAAGTGAAAAGGTATGTTGAATTAATAGTCTCCGAAGGGATAGAAAGTGCAAAAAATGTAATGCTTTCTGAGTTGAATAGCAATCCCAAAATACAACAGGCAGGTGTATCTGATGGCAGCGATAGTATATGGTTTGAATATAAAAACGGTATACTTGGAGCTATTTCCATAAGGAAGAAGGATGAGACTGACAGTACATCTGAAGAATCGGTTAATACACCTACAACTGACCAAACCTCAGCAGAAATTGTCACTACGGTTGACAGTAATGCTCAAAACTCATATACCTTAAGCAGCTCAGGCAGTAATGATAAATCTATATTATTCAGTCCCGAATCTCCTGCTGAGGTCAAAGGTCCAAGGATAGCCAACAGGAAAGTATTGATGTTATCACCGATGTTGCATGAGTTTGGAATTAATGATTCTAATGACATGAATTCATATAAGCCTAATGTATATGAGACTTTAAAGAAATATAAATATAACGACGCTGATGTGTTTAGAGATTCTGATATAACCTATCTTAAGGATAAGGAAGTAACAATAAGTTTTCTTAGAACAGAGCTTTATAAATATGGTGTTATCAGTGTATCTTCTCATGGAGAAAATTTATTTCAGACCCTCAGAAGTGAACCTTTATGGGGAATGCGTGATGGTGCTGTAGGAGGACAGGTTGGTTTTTTCTTGGCTCAAAGCTATGAAGACAGTGCTTCAACAGTTGAAAAGGACAAAATCTTGAGGGATTTGCAAATGCACAGGCTGGCAATTTTTACACTATATGATGAAGACAAAGAGAAAATAATTGGATCAAATTATTTTGTGCTTCCTTCGTTTATAGAAAAATATTTTCAAAACATCTATGTAAATAATTTGGTATTAATGGGATGCTGTAAATCTGCATATAACGAAACCATGGCAAATGCCTTTATAAAATCCGGTGCAAGGACATACCTTGGTTTTTCCGACTATGTTGAACATTATATTGCAAGGGATAGAACAAGCCTTTTTTTGAGTAAATTTCTGGAGCAATCGACTACAGCTAAATCTGCATATGATGCAGCAGATGCTTCAGTATCCAGTAAGATGCCAACTCATCCTGGACAACCTCCAGCACAGTCCTTTCGCATTAAATTCTTAGGTGAGCCCAACTTAAAGCCCCCTGTACCTTTTCTTGATTTAGGGACTCTCGGAGGTAACTCTGAGGCACGTAGCATAAACTGTAAAGGACAAGTGGTTGGGAGGTCATATGTAGGTGATTGTTATTATCCGGTTTTATGGGAAGATGGAGATGTTTGTAAGTTGAACAATGAAGCTTCATGGGCTTGTAGAATTAATGATCAGAGTGAGTTTTTTATGAGTTACGAGGGATTCGTTGATTGGGATGCGGATTATTTTGATTATTATTCCACAATGTATACAAGAGGTTACATATGGAATAAAGGAGATGTTTCATCCAGTGATTACAGGTATTTTTATACTAATGACAAAGGTCAGAAAATCGGATATTATACCGATCCTGTCACTTATAAGATTACAGGTTTTTTAATAGATAATGGCACCTATAAAGATTTAGGAAATTTCATACCAATTGACATTAATAATAAAGGCCAAATAGTTGGAATTGCAAGAATTGAAGCAACTGAAGGCATGGATAGACAGTGTCGTAGCTTTTTATATGAAAACGGTGTTTTTACTGATTTGGGTTCGTTAAACAGTAAATCCAAAAAAGTCTCTTTCCCTAGTGAATTCACAGAATGGGAATATAATAATTATATTTACGGTCCATACGTGTCGTATCCCGATACATATGGATCTACAGGTCCTGAAGCAATAAATGAGAAGGGACAAATTGTAGGATACTCATACATTGGAGATGACTCTTTATCACAGCATGCTTTTCTTTGGGAAAATGGAGTTATGAAAGATTTAGGTACACTAGGCGGTCAAAATAATAATTCACACGCATATGACATAAATAACGAAGGAGTTATTGTTGGAGGGTCAGGCAGCAGCATAGAAACATTTCATCCTTTTTTGTGGAAAGACTCTGTAATGACTGATTTAAGTAATGTTGGAACTTTTGGTATTATAGATTACACATCTTCTGCAGCTTATTCGATTAATGATCTTGGGCAGGTTGCAGGTAATGACTATTCGGGTAAAGCTGTTTTGTGGACTCCATAG
- a CDS encoding phosphate/phosphite/phosphonate ABC transporter substrate-binding protein: MKKLLTFGIISALALSMAACNSNILSTSNNSKTNEKFTVAYLPNESTEQNADARQGMAKDLGAALGMEVVEYQASDYNAVIEGMRTKKIDMAYFGPLSFCLAYDRAKAEAVGMKAKGGDKANATYKSVLIVKASSAIQSIKDIKGKTMAFVDPNSTSGNMIPSAEIMKNFPNEKLDMDSLHTNGKFFSAVSFSGKHQAGLQAVIKGDVDIAPISNAILASEIKAGNAKESDVRVIYSSEPIPSEPMAIRSDLPNEVKEKVKNFILSYANENYFEKVIGDKTARFVPCTVDDYKNIIELNRQLNK; the protein is encoded by the coding sequence ATGAAAAAATTACTTACTTTTGGAATCATCTCGGCACTTGCATTATCAATGGCAGCATGCAATAGTAACATACTGTCAACCAGTAACAACTCAAAGACAAACGAAAAATTCACAGTAGCTTATCTTCCTAATGAATCAACTGAACAAAACGCAGATGCTCGTCAAGGTATGGCAAAAGATCTAGGAGCGGCACTTGGCATGGAAGTTGTTGAATATCAGGCAAGCGATTACAACGCTGTTATTGAGGGTATGAGAACAAAAAAAATTGATATGGCATACTTTGGTCCTCTCTCTTTCTGTTTAGCTTATGACAGGGCAAAAGCAGAGGCTGTTGGTATGAAAGCGAAGGGTGGTGACAAAGCAAACGCTACATATAAATCTGTTTTAATTGTTAAGGCAAGCAGTGCCATTCAATCAATTAAAGATATTAAAGGAAAGACTATGGCATTCGTTGACCCTAACTCTACAAGCGGTAATATGATACCTTCCGCTGAAATTATGAAAAACTTTCCCAATGAAAAGTTAGATATGGATAGCCTTCATACAAACGGTAAATTTTTCAGTGCAGTTAGTTTTTCTGGCAAACACCAAGCAGGACTTCAAGCTGTTATCAAGGGTGATGTTGATATAGCACCAATCTCTAATGCAATTTTAGCCTCTGAAATCAAAGCCGGCAATGCAAAGGAAAGCGATGTAAGAGTTATTTATTCCTCCGAACCTATTCCCTCTGAGCCAATGGCAATTCGCAGTGATTTACCAAACGAAGTTAAGGAAAAGGTTAAAAACTTTATCCTATCATATGCAAATGAAAATTATTTTGAAAAAGTAATTGGTGATAAAACAGCTCGATTTGTGCCTTGCACCGTAGATGATTACAAAAACATTATTGAACTTAACAGACAGTTGAACAAATAA
- the phnC gene encoding phosphonate ABC transporter ATP-binding protein — protein sequence MQKKVLAAKNITKKYPNGVVALNDISFDIGEGEFVVVIGPSGSGKSTLLRSLNKLIELSSGTITVDGDEITNKKGKFLRILRLKVAMIFQHYNLVYRLSVIQNVLHGRLGYMKGIKGVFGFYSEEDKLKAIELLNEIELGDYIYNRASELSGGQKQRVGIARAIMQDPKIILCDEPIASLDPSTSKIIMDMVFNMAKKRNITCIVNLHQIDVALKYATRIIGLSKGKIVFDGTPDKLDNATIERIYSTKIENLMIREELKHA from the coding sequence ATGCAAAAAAAAGTTTTAGCAGCTAAAAATATAACAAAAAAATACCCAAATGGTGTTGTTGCATTAAATGATATTTCATTTGATATTGGAGAAGGTGAATTTGTGGTTGTTATCGGTCCATCAGGTTCCGGTAAGTCAACACTGCTTCGATCTCTTAATAAGCTGATTGAATTATCATCAGGTACTATTACTGTTGATGGAGATGAAATCACCAACAAAAAGGGTAAATTCCTCAGAATTCTAAGGCTTAAGGTTGCTATGATTTTCCAGCACTATAACCTTGTTTATAGGCTTTCTGTTATTCAAAATGTTCTGCACGGACGGCTCGGATATATGAAAGGTATAAAAGGTGTATTTGGTTTTTACAGTGAAGAAGATAAATTAAAAGCCATTGAGCTGCTAAATGAAATTGAGCTTGGTGATTACATTTACAATCGTGCCTCCGAACTTTCGGGTGGTCAAAAACAAAGAGTTGGAATTGCAAGAGCTATTATGCAAGACCCAAAAATTATTCTTTGTGATGAGCCTATTGCTTCTCTTGACCCTTCAACCTCTAAAATCATAATGGATATGGTTTTTAATATGGCAAAAAAGCGAAATATCACTTGCATAGTAAATCTGCATCAAATTGACGTGGCACTTAAATACGCAACTAGAATTATCGGACTTTCAAAAGGCAAAATTGTATTTGATGGTACACCGGATAAACTTGACAATGCAACCATTGAACGAATTTATAGTACCAAAATAGAAAACTTAATGATACGCGAGGAACTAAAACATGCGTAA